The window taaaatacgtCTGTTATGCAATTTGATACAAATTTCAATGAAAATGTATAATATATGCTTTGAATTTTTGAGTCAAAATCATAAAGGATGGTCCACGAACTTGGCATTTGTTTTGTCAAAAGTCAACCTATATCCTTTGCCGGtagctaaataaataaatgcaaTCAGTCTTGAAGGAAGCattaaaatatagtataaaTTATTCTCAATTTCTGGTCaatttgataaataatatGGGCCAAGTCTGGTTGTATGACAAATTAGTTGGGCTAAAACACAAGTTCAATTTGGGTCTAACCTAATGATTCATCATGGGGCAAGCAGCATGTGTTCTTGTTTCCAAAACATGACAGAAAAACTGATATatctatcattttttttatgttgcaTGTATTGATTAGATACAAATTCAATcaatgtgtcacgacccgtGAGACAATCAGATGATACTGTGAGGGTGGATCCATTGGACAATTTCAACAAGTATAGAGGAGGATTTGACATCACTAACAAGCATTATTGGAGTGTAATTCTCTGAACCCTTTCAgttacaattttattattaattaaatggattttttagttgaagttaatttttttttattaaaaatagctGAGATTATGCAGACAGCTTTTGAAATTAATCTCAGAATTTCCACCTTGCTTTTTCTGCAGTCAGTTATATTTACGGGGGTTCCTGGGTATGCAGTTGGACTCCTATGGCTTTTGTTTGGAATTTTATATGGAGGCTATCTCGCGGCAACTGCTTACTGTTgtaaaagaaagggaaagcCTAAGACAAAATCACTCTGTCACAACCAATTTTGCTTATGGCCTATTCTCCTAGCTGTAATCTTCACAATCCTGGCAATGTAAGTGCTTCAACTCTCTAGTATAATGATGCTGCAGCACttcaaaatttgattgaaattctcatatatatgtatatttcaATTACAAAGATCAAAAGCAATAGAGGATTCGTTAGAAAATGTTCATGAATTGTGGCAAGCATAACCCACCACTGATCAAACACTGTATATATTGTGTGATCCTAATTTCCTTGCAGTGCTGCATCTGGTTTAGCTCTTGGGGGGACTGCTAAATTCCATTCTGAAGCGAAGACTGTGGTGAACATTATTATGCGCACAGCAAATGAAGCATCAGAAACAATATACAACACTACAGGGGCAatgaaagaaatgagagaTAACTTGGGAGAAACTAATGGAACTGGAGAGGCAACTAGCTTTCTTACCTCCACATCTGAGAAACTGGATGTTGAAGCAGCAGATATAGAAAGACAGGCTAGAAAAAACAGACGATTGATTGACAGGGGTCTCAAGATAGTGTAAATCTCTCTCCCCTTCTTCTTTCCCCACCCAATGAGAAAAATTCCAATTGCATATCAATTAGAAGGATGTTGACccttatatttatttgttgttACAGGTTTATAATAACCATTGTGACTATCTCCTTGAACCTGGTAGCAGTTATTGCTTTGTCAGGTATGTTTAGAAGTGtttctgaaaattttcattatcataaacaaaacaaaatttataatcCTTATCAAGAAGGAAGTTGCCTTAAACTAAACTtagaatatttatatttaaatcgAAAAGGTTGAAATTATAGTTGCCTAGCCTCTTGAAGCTGTCAAACTTAAAGGTATAATAATGATGACTCCAAGATAAATTTTGGATTCTTCCTATCTATTACTCATGCTATGGTTCTTATGAAAGTTGAATGATTTTCCTTATGCAGTGACTGGAATTTTGAGAGTACGACGAGCACTTTACTGGTAAGGAACTTGACCATTCATGAATCTAACTCATCATGCATGTTGCCAATCACTTGTTGAAAAGTGAGAAAACTGACGTGAAGAATATTTTATATCTTTCTCCTTTCAGGCTAATTGCAATATGTTGGTTCTTTACAATTCTATGCTGGTTGTTCTTCGGGATTTATTTCTTCTTGGAAAAGTAAGTCTAAGGTTTATCTATATTCCTGCTTATTTATCAATTCTCAAGATTCTCCTAGGTTTGCTCGAATTGGTTGCAGGCATAACTGATTGCTCAAATAATTTATCGAATTGCCAGGTTCTCAGGTGATACATGTACAGCTCTAGAAAACTTCAAAGAAAATCCCTACAACAACAGCTTGAGTTCAATCCTCCCTTGTGATGAATTGCTCTCTGCAAAACCAGTCTTATTTGATGTTAGCGCTGGAATCTACGACCTTGTTAACGAGGTAAATGTCATTGTAATTTTAGTTCATATGTTACCTGAACAGGGTATTCTGCTGATAAACTGAAGGTTTAAGTTTTAGCTTACAATCTTTAGAACTGGTTTGAATATGTAGCATTTCATGACATTAAATACATCTCTTCGTGGCATTCAATCCTGCAACTGCTTAAGTTGAATTCAACTTCTGAAAGTAATCCAATTGCATTCAAATTCATGAAACTTTGAGGTCTCATACAATAGAAAAGTCTTGAGAGTGCAAAggcaaacatcaaatttgtcctttcaatttctattttctaatTACAAGACAATTTACTTATGATTCAATTCGTCTTCTATTGACTATTCTTCAGGTGAATTCAAACATATCACTCCTGCAGGCAACAACATATCCCAATCTTGCTTATGTTTGCAATCCTTTCTCTGCGCCACCTGAATATACATACCGGCCAGATGACTGTCCTGCTAATACGATTAGGATTGGCGACATACCAAAGGTATGCAGAAGGAAAAATCCAATATGGTTTATGCATTGTAGCTAGCATCTCCAGTAATATTTCTCACTCCGTAACTACAAAGGAGAGACAGCTTGATGTCTGATTGACTCTCTTTGCATCTCTTTGTAGATATTGTCCGTATTTACTTGTTCTGATGCCAATAATGGGACCTGCAAAGAGGGAGAATTCATATCCACTAGTCAGTACAAAACAGTGGAGGCTTACACAAGTTCAATCCAAAACCTACTAAATGCTTATCCTGGCATGGAAAGTCTAGTAGAATGCCAGTCAGTGAGTGACGCATTTTCTGAGATCCTTCGCGAACACTGCAAACCATTGAAGAGATCCGTGCGAATGGCATGGGCTGCAATGGTGTTTCTCTCAATCATCATGGTATTTTTGGTTCTGATATGGACAGCAGAAGCTCATCACGAGCAACAACTTCATTCTTTGGACGGTTCTGTGAAACCTCAATCTGCAACAACAAATTCATTGGAATCCCAAGCAAATAATGAAGTGATCAAAGATCACTCGAACTCGAATTCAGTCTAGAAATTGCAAATTTCGATATTGTTTATTTTGGAAGACAATGCGCAAGCAGCTTCCAGGAACGCCGGCTAAAGCATCAACAATACTAGTTTGTACAGGTAGAGATACAAGATCGCAATAAGGATAGAGATGGATTATCTAGATAGGAAAAATAGAACACGGGCCATTTTTTTGTCTCCataggaaggaaaaagattgAAGTTTAGTTTGCATTTTCTACTACCCTAGCGTTACAGATTTTGCTTCTGTAATCTAATGTAGTGTCCAATACGGGGATTAACCCCATAATATGGTGTAATACTCTAATTGTTTAGCAATAAAAAACAATTCCTTCATCTAGATTTTGGTTGTAGGATATTCATATGTATAGCCACATTGAAAAATGAgctagcttttttttttttcaactaagTTGGAAAGCTATTAAAGGcattaattatttcttttggttgtctgattaattattattattattattatcattttgcattttcattttattatgtcCATTAATTGTTGCCTTTCTTTACTTCCCTAGCTCATCTAATAATACGTAAATTttgatggtttttttttttggtttaaaaaaagagagacaattcaacaaaaactatatattaaaaaattactttgtAGCAAGAATGGAAATCGCAACCTTGAATTGGTGCTCCCTTCCTATTCCCTTTGTAATATTATGCCATATGTCCAACAAACAAAGTTTATTAACGACAATATTTTGCtcgttgaattttttttctccctttccagataaaaataaattttacttgaatgttatgaatacaaattaatgtcatttttttatataataataaataagtccttaaactattttaaaaaattaaaaaaaattatttttttattacgtttaaatgaaatacatgtacttttattttgaatcaaataagtccttgtaactaatgattgactaattgtcattagttaaaatactacttgtcattttatattcacatAACACTGAAATAACATTGAtgtaaaaagtgaaaaatgttAAATAATTATGTAAATATGTCAAATTAATGTATCACattattatcaattataatacGTCAACATATCAtattatcatcaattatgatatgctAGCATGTCATATCAACGTCACACGagataaaataacaaatgatattttgattaagtcaatcattaattataaaagtttatctgatttaaaataaaaatacaagagttatttgtattaaaataaaagtataaatgcttaattgatttttatttgaattttttaaaatagtttaaggGTTTTTTCAGATGTTACactttttttctaaaaaaaagttcaagtgttttaagaaactgctcataaaaataaacatttataataataatagtaacaTTTATTAGATTCGGGTAATTgaaattcaaacaaaaaatcacTTGTTTACCATTGGACCCAGCACGTTTGGGGCATGGCTATGGCTCTTGGAAAGGCCCAACCACATGGTTGGACCAGCCGACCTCCCAATGCCAAAATGCTTAATTTTTCGTATTTTGATGCACTATAGTCTATTGAAAAAGGTAATCACTATGCACCAACCATTAGGTAAATTTTAGATGGATGGAGAAGACAAAATATATTGGCAGCAAATTTTAGATGGAAGGACTTAAACTTTGGAAAAAACATGAATGAAATTCAAACATGTACGAAACTTTTAGGGTTCAAAAgtgttattttattagttattattatttaaatgcaATTTCGTCAGCCATttataagaaacaaaaagtaaaaactATAATATATATCATATGTAAGCATTTTGACAAATGTTCGCTTTCATTCAAAACTTTggaatataattttatttttttcataggTCAGCTTAATCCTATATCTTAGTGACCCATCAATGATGTAATCGTATGTTAACAATTTATTGggaaatataaaacaatattttgactaatggATGCTTATAAAATACACTTGTTAAGATGTTATAATCTTATTTTAACATCACATGTCTcatgtttttctttgtattaAAAAGggtataataatatatattccaTCAAGTGCAGCACAGATAAAGAGAATTCATAAAACTGACATTAAATCCGATggaatgaataaaatttgataattatataACGATTAGTAGTATTGTTTGTTGACGTGATGCCTTTCTCTCATTCGTAATAAATTTCGAATCATTCTCTGGTATTCCTCTcctattttaataattaaaataaatcgtGTAATGTATGTGATGTGAGAGGGTCCAATAACTTGTATGGAAGAGAGCATAtgttcaaatttaaaataattaaatttcagCACCAGGTCTTCACCTAACATCCTCAACAAAATGTGGACTTTCTTgtcattattttatatatatttgatgtGGTACTTtatgtacttttattttattaagtgAGTTATGtcatttttctatatataatataataaataatttgacaaaaaaaccAGAttctagaaaagaaaatagtcAATGAATTACATAGGATAAAAGGagatcatatatatatatatggacaAGTTGCACTATTTGTAAAATGTATAGAGTTGGTGGGAATAAAAGTATCCAAAGTTTGAATTTGATCAAATATAGAGGGAGACCTATCTCCATCTTTGACAATCCTTTGGGGTATAATTCTATAACATTATAACTTTCTAGAgaacatataaattaataaataacaGACAAAAACAATAACATTTGTCAACTCTTAACCTAACACAAAGATCAAACTTCTAATGTGGATGATAATAGAAGCTCCTCATTGAGGAGAAAAGTCAAAGAAACGTGCTGATTTTCAAATACTGCTTCCTATACTTTTAATATTGAGCTCTATTAGAAATCAATAGCACTATAATTCCTTGTTTCAGTCCTTTTAAGATTGTAAACAAATTAGCATAGCCAAATCTTTCCAACCTTCAAATGGCTGTCCTACCAGACACTCTCAAAGTTCTTGAAGATACCCATGTATTTCCTCCACCAGGCTCAGTTCCCACAACTTCTCTTCCTCTTACCTTCTTTGATATACACTGGCTTGGTTCTTCTCCCATGCAACGCCTTTTATTCTATGATTTCCCATACCCTACCTTTTATTTCACGCAAAGCACTCTTCCCAATCTCAAAAGATCTCTCTCACTCACTCTGCAGCATTTCTTCCCCCTTGCAGGCAATCTTGTGTTCCCTCCACCTCCTCAAAAGCCTTATATTCTGTACAAAGAGGGTGATTCTGTTCAGTTTATCGCCAAAGAATCCACGGCAGATTTCAGCCATCTCAAAGGCGACCATGCACGACATGTTCAAGAATTTCAAGCTCTTCTCCCCAAACTGAAACCGGCAAGTACGTACTCACATAGCACGACTAGTACTGCGTGCATGCAGAAGCCTCTCATGGCCATTCAGGTCACTCTATTTCCGAAGGCAGGCATTTGCGTAGGTGCCACGTTTAACCATGTTGCAGCAGATGGTAAGGCGTTTActcattttatgaaatcatggGCATCCGCTCATAGATCTCAAGGCGATCTCATGACTTGTCTGAACAAGTCCCTACCCGATTACaacaaggatttgatcaaagATCCTCTGGGGCTAGCGTCCATTTTCATGAAGGACAAGTGGAATTGGGAGGATTTGGACAGCATTCCCTATGACAAGTTTCGGGTCACTTTTGTCATCAAACGATCCCAGGTTGAGTTATTGAAAAATTGGGTCACAAGGAAGTGCATGGAAGAAAATGGATCGGAGACATTAAGGACGTCAACTTTTGTGGTAACATGTGCTTACATGTGGGTTTGCTTGGTCCAATTACGAGAAAGTGGAACTCATGATCTTTCATCAACCGATAGTTATAACATGCTTTGCCATTTCATTTTTCTGGCAGATTGCAGAGACCGCCTGAAATTGCCTGCAACATACTTTGGGAACTGCCTCGAGCCACGTTTTGCAGCAGCTAAGAAGAGTGAGCTGCTTGGAGGGAAAGGAATTCTCGTGGCTGCAAAGGCTATTGGGAGAGAAGTCATGGAATTGGAGAAAGGAGCATTGAGAGAGGCAGAGAAATGGTTATCGAGGGCAGaggaaatattcaaatttggACGCCATGTTTGCATTGCTGCATCACCAAAATTGCGTGTGTATGAGACAGATTTTGGGTGGGGAAGGCCAAGAAAAACTGAAGTGGCTCACATTGGTTCTTTTGGATCCATTTCTATGGCTGAGAGTAGAGAAGAGGAAGGTGGTGTTGAGTTTGGCTTAGCACTTGCTCAAGATGAATTGGATAGCTTCAATGCTGTTTTTGAGCAAGGCTTATTAAAGTTGCAATAAACTGTTAAATTACGATTAACTAATTGTTGGAGCTGAATATAACAAACTATGTACATCTTTATATACAAGTATAACAAAATCTAAACTTTATTACAGGTGATACAAATGATCATAACAGATATTGAGATTCGATTTGCATATCAAGAATTGTTGATGAAATCAAATCTGAATCGTATTGTCTTCAATTCAGATTCTCTTGTTGATGTTCCTGTTGCTGGAATAAAGTGTTTGCTGCTGAGATCAAGTGTGATAGATTTGATCTTCATTTCAGAATTTCTGCTTACTTCGTTGATGCTTTTGCCGCTGATATGTGAGCTGAGCTAATTATTGAAGTGGCTGCTGATATGTCTTGAATTGTTGCTGTTGTGCTTTGCTTAGAGTGCCTGCTGTTGCAGCTGCTTCTGTTTGTGATTTCCTGCCACCATTGATGTGAGCTCCAGCTGCTGCTGAAGCTTTATTTTAAGCTGTCGAGGTTCCGTTTTGAACTTGTGCTCGATCCTTTACCCTGAAATGGTACCTATATATTGTGATAAAACTCATAGCATTAGCATCATAGTGTATCACCATACCTATAGGGATATATTTGATTACGCTGAAATGCTGCCATTGATCTTTTACAAATTGAAGCCTTGGGGGAGCATATTGTACATTTGTTTCATTTCAATAATGAACTTTCAAATAGGAACACTTTAGTGGTTGCTATTATTTACTTGCTAAAACAAcctttaattaatcatttattaGTAGATCGTTAATTTTGTTTGAAGAGCAATGgcaattttatttatactgGAGCCTGGAGGTGATATTATCACCATCTCCGTAAGAATTGTATAGCCTGAAATAAAATAGGCAAACAGCTCCCTGTGATCAGCTTATGGCAAGCAGAGACGACCAAAGAACAAGGCGAAAAGGCTTACAACAACCAATCACTTAAACCGCGTTTGGCTTCCACAACAGAAAACAGAGCAGCCAAGCCCTTTCTAAGCAGCAATAGGCCTATCTGGTTGTGGCAAGACTTTACATGAGTTGATTAAATCTCACTATAGCAGAACTTGAGACACATTCATTTGCTTTACAGACTATAAATAGGCAGcgaagtcttttttttttttttgaatagcaGATGTATtgatcaaaaggaaaaagggggGAGAATCACACAAAAAGAATCCGTTTGTCATCCATAGCACCCCATATCCATCAACCACCACAGTCCAAAGCCAGGACCCCTGAAGGGGAAGACATCAGAAGCAGAACCACAAAAACCACAAAAAACAGCCCAGCAGAACCACAAAGACCACAAAAAAACAGCCCCTAAACAGACTCCCTTTGAAGTATATGGGGGAATCAAGACGAGTCATCGTTGACCTTATACAGACCCATTCATTCACAAGAATTACAAAAGAATAGTAACTGTAAGAATTTTCAAAGGTGTCACGCCTTTCCCCTGTATGCAGGCAAGATAACATAGCACAGAAGCAGGGAACAGCAGCGGGAGGGGAAAGCTTATGTGCCAATAACCCCACAGGCAGAGAAGTAATTTGTTCGTGTAAATCTGGATTTTGCAAGTCCATATAATAGTCAATAAGTTATTGGAGATATTCTTCATCCTCTAAACAACTTGGTCACTGTTATTTGCTTAAAGGATGGCATTTTCCATAATAAACGAGTGTGATGATAGCTAAGACGAAAGCAAGGAGAATCCTGCCTTAATTGTCATGTGTTCGACGACGAAGCTAGAGTCCTCCGCTCTACGGAGTTCGGAGAATACTCGTTTCATAACCCCTTTATCATCAGGAAAGAACCTTGGCACAGACATTGAATTTCATGAAACCACTAATGGGTTTGACCAATATTGAGCCATGGGCCGAGGTTTTGTGTCTGTGGTAAAGGCCATCCATCTCCTTTATCTTTCTGCAATCGTAAAagggttatttttaaaaatattttttttataattttaattatttttaatttaattagataaaattatttttaataaaattacatgCTACGATGTTACACgttatgtataaaaatatgtgatataTCATTATTAGGTTATTACACGTCATATACAAAAGCATGTGACGCGTTATGATTAGATTATTACAcatcatattgaaaaaaaaatattattgttacaaGTTATGTAAAAAAACGTGTTGTATTGttatggttaggttgttacatgtcatatacaaaaatatgtgacatgtcattgttatgtacaaaaacatgttacacacCATAGTTAgattgttacacgtcatattgaaaaaaaatactattgttacacgccatgttgaaaaaaatattgttattacatgtcatgtataaaaacatgttacacgccatgataaaaaaaagttattacacgtcatattgataaaaaaatattgttgttacacaccatattgaaaaaatattgttgttacacgtcatattcaaaaataatttgttacactttaatgcttaaaatgttgttgttacATACGAACAAAAACTTCTAATCCTCTCaactttcttcattttttttttgtttttttttataatttgataccgattaaagtgtttctaatatgttttcataaatcaaaacataaattttcttatctaaaacacctatttcgactaaaaataatttttttttttaaatctaggtttataaattttaaaattttgagtttattggtgtCTAAGTTccgaattaattcaattaagagCTATTTCAAATATCTAAGATCATTTTTACCGTTttagttttatccaaaatacctaaaaatcaaattctccAAATAGTCACCTACCCAAACACATCAAAACCATTGCTTGGTGTCTTGAAAGAATCTAAAAATACGGGAGAGAGAAATCAGAAGAGATGAATGTCGAagagagaaatcgataaaatttaagaaaatgagatgttgagagagagaaatcagaagtacaaatagagaaaaattatgattaatggtttaatttatttgaaatagtttcaaaggtatttttctcaaatcataacaaaatatgactaaaaataattaaatttattttgataattatttttaaaatatctttatcaAAAAAGGTTATTTCTCATAATCTTCTCattgtaaaaaaagaaattaaaaaaatcctttTCCATTGAGAAGCTTATAATGAAGTTCATGCTTATACAGTTAAAAGAGATTTTAACATGTATAAGTGTGATTTTAATTGGTGCAACCAATCTCTTTCATTGATCAAGttaggtatttttttttttctttgaggAGAATTTGGTAGAATAGTTGATAGGAACATGATGAAGACACCTATAGAGATTAAAGGAGACAAGTAGTTTACTATTCTAGACGTGACTATAGCTTGTGCAAACTAGCTAACAACATAAAACAAAGGCTCCCAACTATTATTATGTAAAGGATTAGTAGTAACTCGTTGGTCTAAAACTAGAGATGAAGCGAACTAGACCGCAAGCAATATAAAATGACGCATAGAAAAGTACCAAAAGCACGTTACATATGAGCGGTTGGTGAGGAAATAAATTGTCTTGTTTGTTGTCGGTCCAAGTATTGCATCACACAGAATACCCTTTTCACGTGGGCCGTTGGCTCTATCTGAAGCTGCTAATTGAATGTAGCATCCATGCCTTACTTTATCTATGTTTAATGCAATTATATGACATGGAAACCGCGAGAA is drawn from Theobroma cacao cultivar B97-61/B2 chromosome 4, Criollo_cocoa_genome_V2, whole genome shotgun sequence and contains these coding sequences:
- the LOC18602428 gene encoding uncharacterized protein LOC18602428 isoform X1 — translated: MGCPNATRLLLPSLFALLILALTFTETTGQFDSASASLPDTNSINVSRPVRQSDDTVRVDPLDNFNKYRGGFDITNKHYWSSVIFTGVPGYAVGLLWLLFGILYGGYLAATAYCCKRKGKPKTKSLCHNQFCLWPILLAVIFTILAIAASGLALGGTAKFHSEAKTVVNIIMRTANEASETIYNTTGAMKEMRDNLGETNGTGEATSFLTSTSEKLDVEAADIERQARKNRRLIDRGLKIVFIITIVTISLNLVAVIALSVTGILRVRRALYWLIAICWFFTILCWLFFGIYFFLEKFSGDTCTALENFKENPYNNSLSSILPCDELLSAKPVLFDVSAGIYDLVNEVNSNISLLQATTYPNLAYVCNPFSAPPEYTYRPDDCPANTIRIGDIPKILSVFTCSDANNGTCKEGEFISTSQYKTVEAYTSSIQNLLNAYPGMESLVECQSVSDAFSEILREHCKPLKRSVRMAWAAMVFLSIIMVFLVLIWTAEAHHEQQLHSLDGSVKPQSATTNSLESQANNEVIKDHSNSNSV
- the LOC18602429 gene encoding coumaroyl-CoA:anthocyanidin 3-O-glucoside-6''-O-coumaroyltransferase 1, whose product is MAVLPDTLKVLEDTHVFPPPGSVPTTSLPLTFFDIHWLGSSPMQRLLFYDFPYPTFYFTQSTLPNLKRSLSLTLQHFFPLAGNLVFPPPPQKPYILYKEGDSVQFIAKESTADFSHLKGDHARHVQEFQALLPKLKPASTYSHSTTSTACMQKPLMAIQVTLFPKAGICVGATFNHVAADGKAFTHFMKSWASAHRSQGDLMTCLNKSLPDYNKDLIKDPLGLASIFMKDKWNWEDLDSIPYDKFRVTFVIKRSQVELLKNWVTRKCMEENGSETLRTSTFVVTCAYMWVCLVQLRESGTHDLSSTDSYNMLCHFIFLADCRDRLKLPATYFGNCLEPRFAAAKKSELLGGKGILVAAKAIGREVMELEKGALREAEKWLSRAEEIFKFGRHVCIAASPKLRVYETDFGWGRPRKTEVAHIGSFGSISMAESREEEGGVEFGLALAQDELDSFNAVFEQGLLKLQ